A region of Myxococcus stipitatus DSM 14675 DNA encodes the following proteins:
- a CDS encoding M1 family aminopeptidase, with translation MRTLLPCLVSWCVLVGLDARAELPPEVQLSLQHLKPAERERAAKVLGPLDELPRYRVQLDVDPLAREAKGRVQVEVLAKDKPLTELYLRLTPNARNSRRVVLSDARLGLEPIILEQLEPSLYRHRLAEPVPPGAAAVLDVAVRAVVPKAEKSGGMLLGGGGKSAGGDHGAFSATEDFISLVGVIPQVPPLDDKGRPWAGPQGIGDLALYAPSHVLASILVPAGWVVHTPGAAMGEVPERDGRVRFSFAAGAVRDFPILVSKGYEVATATVNGVTVESHFAARDREVGERVLKYATSALAEFEKRLGPLPYTHFRVVEAPLTGGAGGMEFPGLITVATSLYRGAEDPFSLVGDQVNVAQLKEVLEALGPLGDAPFAQLSKTLERALEFTVAHEVAHQYFAGLVGSDPIQSPVVDESLAQYAALLYIEWKHGKSVAESVRRDVLVSTYHMYRMSGGEDGRADRPVGDFSGETEYGALVYSKAPLLHHASRKLVGDTAFFQGLRSYVDTYRFKWTCKECFTQELAKASPSNAKALTRLRVRWWQEAHGDDDLGLPDLDSVMGTLGAGRGLGVDELDPQAKELLETLLPSLLGQ, from the coding sequence ATGCGGACGCTCCTGCCTTGCCTGGTGTCGTGGTGCGTGCTCGTCGGGCTGGATGCCCGCGCCGAGCTCCCCCCGGAAGTGCAGCTGAGCCTGCAGCACCTCAAGCCCGCCGAGCGGGAGCGGGCCGCGAAGGTCCTGGGGCCGCTGGACGAGCTGCCGCGCTACCGGGTGCAGCTGGACGTGGACCCTCTTGCTCGCGAGGCCAAGGGGCGTGTCCAGGTGGAAGTGCTGGCCAAGGACAAGCCGCTCACGGAGCTGTACCTGCGACTCACCCCCAATGCGCGCAACAGCCGGCGGGTGGTGCTGTCCGACGCGCGGCTGGGGCTCGAGCCCATCATCCTGGAGCAGCTGGAGCCTTCGCTGTATCGCCACCGCCTCGCGGAGCCCGTGCCACCGGGCGCGGCGGCGGTGCTCGACGTCGCCGTGCGCGCGGTGGTGCCCAAGGCCGAGAAGTCGGGAGGGATGCTCCTGGGTGGGGGAGGGAAGAGCGCCGGAGGTGACCACGGTGCCTTCTCCGCCACGGAGGACTTCATCAGCCTGGTGGGCGTCATCCCGCAGGTTCCGCCGCTGGATGACAAGGGGCGGCCCTGGGCGGGGCCGCAGGGCATTGGCGACCTGGCGCTGTATGCGCCCTCGCATGTGCTGGCCTCCATCCTCGTGCCCGCGGGCTGGGTAGTGCACACCCCCGGCGCGGCGATGGGCGAGGTTCCCGAGCGCGATGGCCGCGTGCGCTTCTCCTTCGCCGCGGGCGCGGTGCGCGACTTCCCCATCCTCGTCTCGAAGGGCTACGAGGTGGCCACGGCCACGGTGAATGGCGTCACGGTGGAGAGCCACTTCGCGGCGAGGGACCGCGAGGTGGGCGAGCGCGTGTTGAAGTACGCCACGTCGGCGTTGGCGGAGTTCGAGAAGCGCCTGGGGCCGCTGCCGTACACGCACTTCCGCGTGGTGGAGGCGCCGCTGACGGGGGGGGCGGGGGGCATGGAGTTCCCCGGACTCATCACCGTGGCGACCTCGCTGTATCGCGGCGCGGAGGACCCCTTCAGCCTCGTGGGCGACCAGGTGAATGTGGCGCAGTTGAAGGAGGTGCTCGAGGCGCTCGGGCCCCTGGGGGACGCCCCCTTCGCGCAGCTGAGCAAGACGCTGGAGCGCGCGCTGGAGTTCACCGTCGCGCACGAGGTGGCGCACCAGTACTTCGCGGGCCTCGTGGGCTCGGACCCCATTCAGTCGCCCGTGGTGGACGAGTCGCTGGCCCAGTACGCCGCGCTGCTCTACATCGAGTGGAAGCACGGCAAGTCCGTGGCCGAGTCGGTGCGGCGCGACGTCCTGGTCTCCACGTACCACATGTACCGGATGTCGGGCGGCGAGGACGGCCGCGCGGACCGGCCCGTGGGGGACTTCAGCGGAGAGACGGAGTACGGCGCGCTCGTCTACTCCAAGGCGCCCCTGCTGCATCACGCCTCACGCAAGCTGGTGGGGGACACCGCCTTCTTCCAGGGACTGCGCTCCTACGTGGACACGTACCGCTTCAAGTGGACGTGCAAGGAGTGCTTCACGCAGGAGCTGGCGAAGGCGAGCCCGTCGAATGCGAAGGCCCTGACGCGCCTGCGCGTGCGCTGGTGGCAGGAGGCCCATGGGGATGACGACCTGGGCCTTCCCGACCTGGACTCGGTGATGGGCACGCTGGGCGCGGGCAGGGGCTTGGGGGTGGATGAGTTGGACCCGCAAGCCAAGGAGCTGCTGGAGACGCTGCTGCCCTCCCTGTTGGGACAGTGA
- a CDS encoding PEGA domain-containing protein: protein MFSLVVVLAAPSSAFAQDDLLAPLTPSKSAKPKAGKTKVVKKKKAEKVSKKPSRTKSGATAKGTRKQNTPPPDDSLLAPLAPVKTELAVFIAGNVRGARWSLDGREMGTLTSAPVPLTVTPGEHTVVVRKAGYAEFSRRLDVKEGSQAEVKVSLDATMGFARVLADVAGTVVVVDGVEVGTVPLSDLMLRPGSREIEFRAEGYKPDVHNINVLAGTTYEVTGRMRPAVDTTTVASATPRTDTPRSTVLDPSRSAVDETSPALAFNDEGIPDDPEVEGSSRPWYGRWYVWAGVGAVLAAGAVGAVMATQDPTLNQPDRASLCAPARECDAYLKGGADANKGRGAGVFPTPAMGGVRF from the coding sequence ATGTTTTCCTTGGTGGTCGTTCTGGCGGCTCCCTCCTCCGCGTTCGCGCAGGATGACTTGCTGGCTCCCCTCACGCCGTCGAAGTCCGCGAAGCCCAAGGCGGGCAAGACGAAGGTGGTGAAGAAGAAGAAAGCCGAGAAGGTGTCGAAGAAGCCCTCGCGCACCAAGTCGGGAGCCACGGCGAAGGGCACGCGCAAGCAGAACACGCCGCCTCCGGATGACAGCCTGCTCGCGCCGCTGGCGCCCGTGAAGACGGAGCTCGCGGTGTTCATCGCCGGCAACGTGCGTGGCGCGCGCTGGTCGCTGGATGGCCGCGAGATGGGCACGCTGACGTCGGCGCCGGTGCCGCTGACCGTGACGCCCGGCGAGCACACCGTCGTGGTCCGCAAGGCGGGCTACGCGGAGTTCTCGCGGCGGCTCGACGTGAAGGAGGGCTCGCAGGCGGAGGTGAAGGTCTCGCTGGATGCCACCATGGGCTTCGCGCGAGTGCTGGCCGACGTGGCGGGCACGGTGGTCGTGGTGGATGGCGTCGAGGTGGGCACGGTGCCGCTGAGCGACCTCATGCTCCGCCCGGGCTCGCGTGAGATCGAGTTCCGCGCGGAGGGCTACAAGCCGGACGTGCACAACATCAACGTGCTGGCCGGGACGACCTACGAGGTGACGGGCCGGATGCGGCCGGCGGTGGATACGACGACGGTGGCCAGCGCCACGCCCCGCACGGACACGCCGCGCAGCACGGTGTTGGACCCGTCCAGGAGCGCCGTGGACGAGACGTCTCCCGCGCTGGCGTTCAACGACGAGGGCATCCCGGACGACCCTGAAGTGGAGGGCTCCAGCAGGCCTTGGTACGGCCGTTGGTATGTCTGGGCCGGCGTGGGCGCGGTGCTGGCGGCGGGCGCGGTGGGCGCGGTGATGGCCACGCAGGACCCGACGCTCAATCAGCCTGATCGCGCGAGCCTGTGTGCTCCCGCACGCGAATGTGACGCCTACTTGAAGGGCGGTGCGGACGCGAACAAGGGCCGCGGCGCGGGCGTCTTCCCGACTCCCGCCATGGGTGGCGTGAGGTTCTGA
- a CDS encoding cellulose synthase family protein — MTTVEIIFLGVYFSVLCVLAVYGSHRYRMAFLYYRHKFKLPTPKSPLKELPRVTIQLPIFNEMYVVERLVESVCRIDYPRELLEIQVLDDSTDETCGIARACVERHRQKGHDIVYIHRVNREGFKAGALENGLKTARGEYVAVFDADFVPSPDFLLRTVPFFSDAKVGMVQVRWGHLNREFSILTQAQSIFLDGHFIIEHTARNRSGCFFNFNGTAGIWRRDTIADAGGWQHDTLTEDLDLSYRAQLKGWQFVFLPEVISPAEVPVDMNAFKSQQHRWAKGSIQTAKKLLPTILKSHLPLAVKREAFFHLTNNMAYLLMVLLSVLMPISMVVRFQHGLYGTLFLDLPFFVSATASVCFFYVAAQRERGVTGWERVKYLPFLMSLGIGLAINNAKAVAEALLNQQSGFARTPKTGAEGKKVKAVKKTYRGSKTLMPVVELLFAAYFTGALWFAIDARIYTSVPFIVLFQAGFLYVGISSLLQGFAGRMKMSDAGTSVNPADEQARRAA; from the coding sequence ACGCCCAAGAGCCCTCTGAAGGAGCTTCCTCGCGTCACCATCCAGCTGCCCATCTTCAATGAGATGTACGTGGTGGAGCGGTTGGTGGAGTCGGTGTGCCGCATCGACTACCCACGCGAGCTCTTGGAAATCCAAGTCCTCGACGATTCGACGGACGAGACGTGCGGCATCGCGCGTGCGTGCGTGGAGCGTCATCGTCAGAAGGGCCACGACATCGTCTACATCCACCGCGTCAACCGCGAGGGCTTCAAGGCGGGCGCGCTGGAGAACGGCCTGAAGACGGCGCGCGGCGAGTACGTCGCGGTGTTCGACGCGGACTTCGTTCCGAGCCCTGACTTCCTTCTGCGCACGGTGCCGTTCTTCTCCGACGCGAAGGTGGGCATGGTGCAGGTGCGCTGGGGCCATCTCAACCGTGAGTTCTCCATCCTCACGCAGGCCCAGAGCATCTTCCTGGACGGCCACTTCATCATCGAGCACACGGCGCGCAACCGCTCCGGCTGCTTCTTCAACTTCAACGGCACCGCGGGCATCTGGCGCCGCGACACCATCGCCGACGCGGGTGGCTGGCAGCACGACACGCTGACCGAGGACCTGGACCTGAGCTACCGCGCTCAGCTCAAGGGCTGGCAGTTCGTGTTCCTCCCGGAGGTCATCTCCCCGGCGGAGGTGCCGGTGGACATGAACGCCTTCAAGAGCCAGCAGCACCGCTGGGCCAAGGGCTCCATCCAGACGGCGAAGAAGCTCCTGCCCACCATCCTCAAGAGCCACCTGCCGCTGGCCGTCAAGCGCGAGGCGTTCTTCCACCTCACCAACAACATGGCCTACCTGTTGATGGTGCTGCTGTCGGTGCTGATGCCCATCAGCATGGTGGTGCGCTTCCAGCATGGCCTGTACGGCACGCTCTTCCTGGACCTGCCCTTCTTCGTCTCCGCCACGGCGAGCGTGTGCTTCTTCTACGTGGCCGCGCAGCGGGAGCGGGGCGTGACGGGCTGGGAGCGGGTGAAGTACCTGCCGTTCCTGATGAGCCTGGGCATCGGCCTGGCCATCAACAACGCCAAGGCGGTGGCGGAGGCGCTGCTCAACCAGCAGTCGGGCTTCGCGCGCACGCCGAAGACCGGTGCCGAGGGCAAGAAGGTCAAGGCGGTGAAGAAGACGTACCGCGGCAGCAAGACGCTGATGCCGGTGGTGGAGCTGCTCTTCGCGGCGTACTTCACCGGGGCGCTGTGGTTCGCCATCGACGCTCGCATCTACACGTCGGTGCCCTTCATCGTCCTGTTCCAGGCGGGCTTCCTCTACGTGGGCATCTCCAGCCTGCTGCAGGGCTTCGCGGGCCGCATGAAGATGTCCGATGCGGGGACCTCGGTGAACCCCGCCGACGAGCAGGCCCGTCGCGCGGCCTGA